Part of the Capsicum annuum cultivar UCD-10X-F1 chromosome 12, UCD10Xv1.1, whole genome shotgun sequence genome is shown below.
TTGAACTAGGGGCCTATGTGTTATCTATCATGAGCCAGGGATCtatcatctgaggtagtggtatggactgcgtacactttagaacccactttgtgggaatacactggctATGTTGGTGCTGTAATTTATCAAATTTGAGTTATGTTCTTAGGGGTTAGGTGGTTAGAATTATGCATTTATTACTAATGCAGTATTAGTTAGAAGGTATTAGTTATGGAGgatttagttattcatgtattagttacGCGAGTTTCTAAATTGCAAATCAAACACGAATAACTTACTTGATAACCAGCTACCAAACGTGGTATTACTTCTATGTTAGTTGATCCTGTGAGATTTTTCGTCAAAATTTGTCTAGTTTTGACTATGGCGCGGAGTTTAAGAAAATCCAGTaggacttttgaatcttgtgttttTGAACGAAAGATATTTAGACTGAATCGGAAAGCGCTTTGATCTTGTGAATTAAAGATGCCATAAGGAAAGTTAGGATCGCAAATAAGGAAAGAGAGATTCTTTCTGAAATCATGGATGCACAAAAGAAAGCGAGACGAACAAATCGAACCGGAGGAAGTATTTATAGCTTTATACTATGTATATTGCACTATGGATCCACAAAAATAAAATCCTGATATGCTTCTAGGTGTGTTTAGTTTTGATCTGTTTTGTTCGATCTTGGTATCAGTGTTTCATGTGGAATATGGTAGCAGCTTATAAGCTTTAGAAAATAGGATACGGTTATCGTGTGAATAAAGATTAGCTTTTTGATGGTATTGAAATGGGACGTTGGATTATTGTTGTTGTGGTTCAGTAGACGTTAAGTATAAGTTAACTGTTATAGCTGATTTTCTTGCATATAGTTTGCTTTGATGTGTTGTGCAAGACCATATAGTTGGTTGATATCTGGTTTTGCTTCAGAATTCAGATTGAACTTATTGCTCGGTGGTTAATCCCTTCCACGCCATGGTTTTAATAAGTTTAGTTGTCTAGTAGTTGGAACAACTGATCCAGTTGCTCGATTTGAGTTGTCTGGAGAATGCAATGTCTGATATTAGGTTTTGACGCTTGAGCGTAACCATTGTAGTTTCGTAGTATTAGGCTTAGATGCCCAAAATTGCATGCGCGAGTTAGATGGAAGTGTGAATAGATGAACTAGATATTAACCACCGATTAATACAATTTCTTTTAGCCGACTGTCTGTTCTTGCTAGCTAGTAGATTAGTTATAACTATATGGGATATTGCTCTTTTCCAGTTTACTTATGTTGATGTTGCTCGCTGTGTAGGAGGCCGCGGATCTATTGCTTGGACAGCTTCAACAACTAAAGGCGGAGGAGAAGGAgttgaagaggaaaagaaaagaagaaaaagcacTCAAGAAGATGAAAGGAGCAAGTCAAGTACAAGGTACAATGAACTGTGAAATGTCGTCATCTTCAAGCTCGTCTTCTGAATCAAGTGGCGATGAATGTCAAAATTTGGTGGACATGAAAACCCTGAAGATCGGAACTCTTGCCCAAACAATTCCCGAGGCATGTAACCGAGCACTTGAGAATGCAACATTAAATCCCGCCCTTTCAACTATAGTTGTTGAGCCTCAGACTCTAAATCCGGAAGTAGATTCATCGGTAGAGGTCTCAAGCACAACAGAGGGAACAACTAGTTTAGAAGTTCCAATCCCTCAGCCAAAAGGCGAATGCTGCTTGGTGGAAGCCAGTGATTGTCACATTGGTAGCAGGTCTAATGCATCTgtagcagcagcaacaacaacaacagcagcagAGACTAAGAGAATCGAAGTATGTATGGGAGGTAAATGCAAGAAACAAGGCGCCGGAGCTATACTAGACGAACTCCAACGTGCTGTCGGATTGGAAGCTGCAGTCTCAGGGTGCAAATGCATGGGAAAGTGTAAAGTTGGTCCTAATGTGAGACTTTCAGGGTGTAGCACCAGCAGCAGCAGCTCCGACGCGTTGCAAGCCAGCGACTCGGTTGCTATTACCTCTGCTCCTACTCctactactactaccactactactaGTTCTCTGTGTATTGGAGTTGGTTTAGAGGATGTGAGTATGATTGCAGCAAATTTACTTGGTGGTACATGTCAAGGAGTTGGGCTAGCTAATGCTATGGCTTAGATGTTTTTTTCTGTCATTAGCTTGTAGTAGATAGGCTTTTGGGATTTTAGCAATGGGGTTTGAATTGCTTTATGTTTATgtaaaatgtcatcaatatagaCTATGTTTGCTATTTATCCTTtgtaaatattgagtatgaaTTATATAGTGaaaatgttcttttttatactGCCTCTGTTTAATTTATTTGTGATGGTTAAAGAAAAGTCTTTTTAGAATTGGTTTTAGACTTTAGTTCTGTAGAATGTATCAAGGTGTTATTTAAACATATAGTTTTGAACATATCGCGTGGAAAGTATAagtataaaaagaaaagtaagacaaataaattgaaaaagaggcattggtaaggaatTGTATATATAGCTTTTGTTCCTAAAGTACTGGTAAATTCTTATTTGAGTTTTGATGTTTGACTACACACATTAAATTTTGCATTTTTGATAGCTTTGTCCTAAGTTGGGGCCTATcagaaatagtctctctacttcacctgaggtattGATATTGtgtgcatacactttaccctcctcaaCTTCACCTGAGGTATTGATATTGtgtgcatacactttaccctcctcatGCGTATactttatcctccccagactccactatatgggaatacacctctatttcacctgaggtagtggtatgatctgcgtacacttTATAGTTTacccctccccagactccactacTTCACCTGAGGTGATGATATAATATGTGTACACTTTATatcctccccagactccactacTTCACCTGAGGTGGTGATATGATCTGCATACACTTTATCCTCCCAAAACTCCATGTAATACACttggggtatgttgttgtttgttgatagCTTTGCTTGTGAATCTCTAaaaatttaacataattattaaaTGTTACATAACTTAATTACCCATGTGCTAAGTGTATACTACTAGTCTATATTTGACTGTAATATAGTCTTATATAGGGTCAAATATAACATTTTTTCAATATGGATGTACTAAATAAATACACATTATAATTCGTTGAAAGGTAATTATCACAGGGGTCAAACGAGGAActgatccatattttgcaataatataatcatatgtaAATTGGACCAATTCTTCGAATACCATATTTGACCAATTCATGTCTTAATCAATCAACATGAAATGTACAAGCACAATTTGGGATTAAGATGTAGTTGATTGATTGATATCGATGTGCATTCTATATTCGAGAGAGATGGTGACACAACAAAATAAGGGAAGCCCCGAtacactaaagctcccgctatgcgtaAGGTCTGAAAAAGGCCCCACCACAAAGGTGtattgtatgcagtcttaccttgcatttctaccagaggctgttttcaagatttgaaccCGTGACTTCCTGATCAcgtggcagcaactttaccagttactccaaggcttccCTTCAGTAACGCAACAAAGTAGATCAAAAAATGAAAGCATATTTTCACCATAAGCTGCATCTCTAACAGCTCTACATTGCTCCATACTACTTACTAAACAGTAGAATATACACGTCCCCGATCTCCTCTATCGTGTATATGAGACGAGGGTTTGATATCTGTTCTTGAGTGTCTCATCGACGACAATGTTTTCTGCTGGGCTCATGAGTTGGTGAGTTATTACAGCGCTTTATGAAGCTGTCGAGTGTTTTCTGTTTTGAAGGGCTGCTGTAGGattgatttttctgttttgaaggGCTGCTGTAGGATTGATTTTTCGAAACTTCCAATGATTTCTCCTGGCCATCAAGCATCTGCATATACATTTGTAGATTTATTAGCTAGGGCGCAAGATTTGTACCTCGCGTATTCAAGAACATAGACGATTAAGTAGAAAAGACCTGTCCGAGGTTGTCCAACTTGCTCTGAACAACGTCCCTGTACCAAGTTGTAAAAATAACCGTTACACGATAACTTCTATGTTTGGTATTGTTCAGGGTTGAATGAATCGAAAAGCTGTACTAGTGAAAAGGGCCCATACCAAATTATGTCATCAACAGTGTCGTTCGCCAACAGATAACACACATTGACAGAGGATACCTAGAAAGGAAGTTTGGTGGTAAAGTTAATGGCTCCTGACTATATGGATTTCTTAGAGACTTCACGCGTCTAATAAATGGACACACGCAAGCGCCCATAGACTCAATAGTCGAGCAAAAATACTGGAATCCAGATAGGTAATACCGAAACACTGCAAAATGAATCAGTGCCTTGCTGCTTATACTcatttcattttcatatttttggttGCATTAAATGCTAATGAGCCACAACACCTATGTCAAAGATGAATTTAAGGACTGCCAACAAGCACTATTGTAGTGGATGAAGCCGGAGTCAGGCATAATTGAGTCTCATGGTCAATACTGCTTACTCACACGCGTGATCCTAATATACAAAGCTCAGGTGGAAACGGAGCCCTGAAGAGCATGATTACTAAAGTAAAGTAGCATGTTCAATCCCTGCCATTGAATCTCTGAGCTTGGTCGGGCTAACTAGCCAGGTCCGGTATCCTAGTGGATTTGAAATAATTCAGGAACAAAAAACATCCTTAAACTCTTATCTAACATTATGTGCTCACCTGGCCGATTCTGTGAGCTCGATCCTCGGCTTGAATAAGGTCACCTGGTGTCCATGATAATTCTGCAAATATCACTGTGCTTGCTGCTGTTAATGTTAACCCTATGCCCCCGGCTTTGATGGATAACTGGAATACAACAGttacaacaatattactttcgaTTGTACATAGCCTCACTCTGCAACTGTATTTAAGGATTGACAAGGAAACAAATCCTACAGTCAAATTGCACTGTTAGTTTGACTAATTATAACAGATCCATGACATTACCACTGCAGCCTTAATTGTTTCTTTTTCCTGAAAATCTGTTACCAAATCTTGCCGTAATGCTGATGGAGTGCTGCCATCAATCCTAATACAACCAACCTTCTTCTTCTGCAAATACTCATGTATTGCATCAATCATTGATTGATGATGCGCAAATATCAAAAACTTGCAGTTTGCCTGCATGTCTTAAAAAAACAGAGTTACTACACCAAGAAGCATAACAAGAATATTGAAGATTATATGAACACGCAAGAAATGGGCATATTGGAGAAGATATGCAACTGGTCTACGCACAACATAAATCGTTGTCAGATTAAAGGACAGATACATTTTACATGTCAGAGCACTCTTTGGTTAAATGATGGAACAGATGTGAAGACTTTCCAACCATTGCTTAACAACATGAACCTTGCACTTGACTCGAAAAGTAGTTTATATGAGAATTTGTGCATCAGACGAGTCTTAGTTGACCTATGTTGTCATTAGCCAGATGTCAAGACACGTAGAACTCAAGTTGAAACTTAGTTGCTTTGAGTGAACTCTCATTGAGTTACAACAATGCTCCCAATATCCTAATTTATCTATAGGCGATTAGGTTGGGTATCTGATACTGTAGTTTCTTTCTTCTATCTAACATAAAAATGCATTAACTTTGAAATTTGAAAGCCAACATTTGCTGTTGTTATTTTCCTCTATTGCTCTTCAACGTGAGAACAATATATCCCCTTTCCTTGCAGATGATATTGTTTTTCAGTCCAACATGATGAatgaggcaaaaaaaaaaaaaaacattccaaTAAAGCAGTTGGAGATGCTTTCACTTTGTATTATGAATATATAGGAgtacaagaaataaaaatcatcacACCTCAACCATGGTTCCTAGGTAATCCAAAACTGCTGGGATTTTGGCCTCAGCAGAGGCATTGTAAATCTGCAAGCCCAACAAACAAAAGTATAGGTGTTAAACTCTAATAAAATATATCAGTTCTAGCAATAAAGCAGCAAATCAAGttttataaacaaaaaaagaTATTCCAAAAAATGGCAGCGAGCACAATGAAAAACAAGATTGAATTTGTCAAATTTCATTATTATAGACCAGCAATGAAAGAAGGTCATTGGCCAGGTGTATTTCAGCTTGGGCCTAActcaccccaaaagctagctaaTGAGATGAGGATATACACGACAATATAAAGAGACCTTCACATCCCCAAATAGCCGATGAGGGAACTCAATCCCTCGCCATCCAGGCCTGCCAACTGGAGCTTAGATACTAGATAGTATAATATGGGAGTCCAAGTGTCCAACATCTGGCAAACCAAGAATTGGGATGGGTCTAGCTCAGGTACACCATGTGAACAGTTAGAACAAGGTGGAGAAAACTCAGGTTGATTATTCCCTCAAGTCATTGGTGTTAAAATAGCTAAGCGCATGTGTTCTAAGCAATGAAAgagaatcaaatacataataacagGCAGCTAATCGTGCTATAATATATTTACAAATCCTAGAATATCCTAGAAGATTCTAATGGAATTTATTCTTTGTTACCTAATAACAGTAGAAATATGGAAGAAGCATTGATATCTGCGGGCATTGAACACAAATTGTTCAGAACACAAATCTTTTACTGTTTTGGGGGAAGAAAAAGTCATAGCTTTTCCTTCTAATTTGTTTCAACTTCCCAATTGAAATAAGTTGTAGATAAGAACAGATGTTATGATCCAGGGTCCTCCTTATATGAATCTTCTACCTACTGGTAAGACATGCAAGAGGCTGGTCGTGGAAATGTGATCCACTTACCTCAGAGGATAAGTTTTCCAAACCGCCTGCACACAGGAGTACTACTCCGACAGCAAAAGTTTTTGGAGAAAGCGATATTTTGTGAGAAAATTCTCAAGGATCAAGAGAGAAAGAGAAGCTATTATGCAGTAAGACCAGATATTCTATCTTCAAGAATCCTTGCTATAGTGATCAGctctaaaactgataaaaaagaaataaataatcatgaTCGGAATTTGCAAATGTACCTTACTGATAAAgctcttctctgcaaacttaaGAGAAGTAGCCTCCTCCTCGGACTGAGCTGATTTAATTTTCCCCTTAATGACCTCCAACTACAGGATACAATATTAGAGTAAGTAAATATCTACCTCAGAAATCAAGTAAAGTCAGGCATCATTATCAAAGACAGTTCTTAACAATCTTCTGACAGGAATACCAGACATCATTTACTTATCTAAATTCCTATTTTAAGAAAAGGAAGTTTCAGAAAAGAGTAACAGAATATTAAGTGTCCTGTGAGAACAGCACTTCTGGTTAACAATCCATTCAAATTCTAGCATGGGAAGTGGGATAAAAAGTACAATCATAAAGGTATTCAGGAATACCTCACGAAATAGAACATTAACTTGTCTCATCTCCTTCTCCCCCAAGTCTAGGAAAACCTGCACCGAAGTGTGAGAGAACGAGATGAAGTCACGTAGCCAGAACCATCAAATGTAAGCCTAAAGATTTTACCTGTTGCCTCCGCTTTTGAGGGAGTTCAGAAAGGACATCCTTTTTTAATCGCCGAATCATCACCGTTGCTTTGATTAAGCTGTGCAGCTCTTCGTGATTACTTGCACCTTGATAAACTCCAAAGATGCCCTAGAATGTTCAGCAAATCTGTTAGGGCACTTCTTTGTTATTGTAAGATCTCAAAGGCGTCTTCTGATCCAGGGGAATTTTGACTTACCCCCTTGCAATAGCGATTCCCATATTCGTGCACGTTCTTATACACAGTAGGATGCAGGGCCTCCAGCTGTCAAAGCACAAAATTTTTTATCACAAATTCCCAACAGTTAAAACTTCAATTTGAAACTAGACTGTAGTCACCAACTGTATGCGGGGCCAATAATCCTTGATTGATCAAAATATTGAGCACATACCTGTTTGAAAAGTTCAATTGGCCTTGATAAAGCAGGAGTTCCACTGAGCAATATGGCATACTGAGCTTTCTGCAGCAGCCAACATGTAAGTTCATCAGGACCACTCCTCCCACTTATACAGTTGGTGAAAATGTATGCTCATCAACTTGGATGAGAATATCAAAACAATTCTTTTTGCAAGTTTGCCATTCAAGATCCATCTGTTCATGGTCCAACtgaaattttttgtttcttttattttcttgttcatttCAATATGTTTTATActgaaacaacaacaaacccagtgtattcccacatagtggggtttggggggtaagatgtacgcactccataccactacttcaagagaagtagaaaggctgtttccgatagacccccggctcaaggaaTAATAGACAAAtacttaataaagcatggaacaagatgtcaagacaaaAATATGCCACCCACAAgggataataaacaaagaatagtaaacacattcgtaataaagcatacaACAAAGTGTCCTAGCAAGAATAATACATCTACCAAGTAATGTCCTACCCCAACGACTcaaactggcactagccttccattctaatccgcgtcctccagatcttcctatctagggtcatgtcctcagtgagctgtaactgctccatgtccctcctgatcacctctctccagtatttcttcggcctacccctaccccgcctgaaaccatccaaaccaaGCTTCTcccacctacgaactggggcatccgtgcccctcctcatcacatgcccgaaccatctcaatcggacttcccgcatcttgtcctccaccgaagccactccaaccttttctcgaatagtctcattccgNNNNNNNNNNNNNNNNNNNNNNNNNNNNNNNNNNNNNNNNNNNNNNNNNNNNNNNNNNNNNNNNNNNNNNNNNNNNNNNNNNNNNNNNNNNNNNNNNNNNtcagatcttcctatctagggtcatgtcctcagtgagctgtaactgctccatgtccctcctgatcacctctctccagtatttcttcggcctacccctaccccgcctgaaaccatccaaaccaaGCTTCTcccacctacgaactggggcatccgtgcccctcctcatcacatgcccgaaccatctcaatcggacttcccgcatcttgtcctccaccgaagccactccaaccttttctcgaatagtctcatttcgaactctatcacccctattaagcccacacatccaacgcaacatccgcatttccgccaccttcaatttttgaatgtaagagttcttgactggccaacattccgctccataaaacatggccggccggactgccaccctgtagaatttgcctttaagcttgggcggcaccttcctatcacacaacaccctcgaggcgagcttccacttcatccatcccgctccaatacgatgggagacatcctcgtcaatctcaccattcccctgaatcatggaccccagatacttgaaactatccatCTTACACAACgtctgggaatccaaccttactaccacctcgtcttcctgcctcacgtcattaaacttgcattccaaatattctgtcttgctcttgctcaacctgaaccctttagactcaagggtccgtctccacacctctaatttatcattcacacccccgcgtttcatcaatcaaaactacatcatctacaaaaagcatacatcaaggcacctctccttgaatacgccgcgtcaacacatcaatcaccaaagcaaacaaaaacgaGCTAAGAGTGGAACCCTAATGCAACCTCGTCAAGACaggaaaatgctctgagtctcctccagtcctcacctgagtcttagctccattatacatgtccttgattgctctaATATACGTCACTGGTACCttactcacctccaagcatctccaaagcacctccctagggactttgtcgtacgccttctccaagtcgatcaccatgtgcagatctcttttcctttccctatactgttccaccagtccctgcaccaggtgaattgcctccgtcgtcgagcgtccggacataaatccaaactgatttttCGAGATAGccactatcctcctcaacctcaactcgacTACTCTCTCCAAATCTTCATAGTttggctcaataacttaatacctctatagttattgcaactctgaatgtcacccttattcttataaagagggatcatagtactctatctccaagcctcgggcattttcacCGACTTGAAAATGCCGTTAAATAATTCAGTCAACCACCATAAGCCAGCCTCCccagagaacttccaaaaatccacaggaATCTCATCAGGACCCGCCGCCttacccctacgcatcctgcgaatagcctctctgacctcttctaccttaaaacgtctacaataactaaaatcacgacactcc
Proteins encoded:
- the LOC107850590 gene encoding diacylglycerol O-acyltransferase 3; the protein is MEASTGVLRRLPFSGKNPLEYSSRLSCMRVNLEYRKIMGGGFYDEGCMEYYSSCGRGGRIVRCGGGKKEEKEMKKKMKLLKGLSKDLSNLCEMGFGCDVGLVDQVQGKTIMEAADLLLGQLQQLKAEEKELKRKRKEEKALKKMKGASQVQGTMNCEMSSSSSSSSESSGDECQNLVDMKTLKIGTLAQTIPEACNRALENATLNPALSTIVVEPQTLNPEVDSSVEVSSTTEGTTSLEVPIPQPKGECCLVEASDCHIGSRSNASVAAATTTTAAETKRIEVCMGGKCKKQGAGAILDELQRAVGLEAAVSGCKCMGKCKVGPNVRLSGCSTSSSSSDALQASDSVAITSAPTPTTTTTTTSSLCIGVGLEDVSMIAANLLGGTCQGVGLANAMA
- the LOC107851270 gene encoding SWI/SNF-related matrix-associated actin-dependent regulator of chromatin subfamily A-like protein 1 isoform X1; protein product: MDFDDWELSAEELDKLERDAIRQIAGRNSSSSCSQSNKRDDVLSSAPLIRPSSGEDKVSGKSSGGNIGLHSDNHMKQLTEKRSVKFFLHASGNIAAKFSYDQILVDAFRKIPKASWSAKERLWMFPLSSLSVAEKVLHEISGSNLELENLDPLVQRAIAAASAMPDLQDHYEFIPNSIESKLLPFQREGVRFALHHGGRILLADEMGLGKTLQAIAVVSCVRESWPVLVLAPSALRLHWASMIQQWMDIPSCEILVVLSQCSGSNKGGFKIVPSNTKKSIHLDGLFNIVSYDIVPKLQDQLMASTFKVVIADESHFLKNAQAKRTTASLPLLQKAQYAILLSGTPALSRPIELFKQLEALHPTVYKNVHEYGNRYCKGGIFGVYQGASNHEELHSLIKATVMIRRLKKDVLSELPQKRRQQVFLDLGEKEMRQVNVLFRELEVIKGKIKSAQSEEEATSLKFAEKSFISKIYNASAEAKIPAVLDYLGTMVEANCKFLIFAHHQSMIDAIHEYLQKKKVGCIRIDGSTPSALRQDLVTDFQEKETIKAAVLSIKAGGIGLTLTAASTVIFAELSWTPGDLIQAEDRAHRIGQVSSVNVCYLLANDTVDDIIWDVVQSKLDNLGQMLDGQEKSLEVSKNQSYSSPSKQKNQSYSSPSKQKTLDSFIKRCNNSPTHEPSRKHCRR
- the LOC107851270 gene encoding SWI/SNF-related matrix-associated actin-dependent regulator of chromatin subfamily A-like protein 1 isoform X2, which encodes MKQLTEKRSVKFFLHASGNIAAKFSYDQILVDAFRKIPKASWSAKERLWMFPLSSLSVAEKVLHEISGSNLELENLDPLVQRAIAAASAMPDLQDHYEFIPNSIESKLLPFQREGVRFALHHGGRILLADEMGLGKTLQAIAVVSCVRESWPVLVLAPSALRLHWASMIQQWMDIPSCEILVVLSQCSGSNKGGFKIVPSNTKKSIHLDGLFNIVSYDIVPKLQDQLMASTFKVVIADESHFLKNAQAKRTTASLPLLQKAQYAILLSGTPALSRPIELFKQLEALHPTVYKNVHEYGNRYCKGGIFGVYQGASNHEELHSLIKATVMIRRLKKDVLSELPQKRRQQVFLDLGEKEMRQVNVLFRELEVIKGKIKSAQSEEEATSLKFAEKSFISKIYNASAEAKIPAVLDYLGTMVEANCKFLIFAHHQSMIDAIHEYLQKKKVGCIRIDGSTPSALRQDLVTDFQEKETIKAAVLSIKAGGIGLTLTAASTVIFAELSWTPGDLIQAEDRAHRIGQVSSVNVCYLLANDTVDDIIWDVVQSKLDNLGQMLDGQEKSLEVSKNQSYSSPSKQKNQSYSSPSKQKTLDSFIKRCNNSPTHEPSRKHCRR